The following is a genomic window from Serratia ficaria.
CACGGTGGAGAACAGCGGCGCCGAACCGCCGGGAATGTACAGGCCGACCGAATCGATCGGGCGAGTTATCTGCTGGCAGCGCACGCCGGGCTGGGTTTCGACGTCGACCGGCGGCAGCCGTTGCGCATTGTGGAAGGTTTCCACGTTGGCGACGGCCACCGCCATCGCCTGTTTGATCTCGTCGCCGAGCCGCGCGCCGGCGGCGGCGATTTGCTCGGCGCTGACGCGCAGCGCGCCAACCTCGGTTTGGTCAAAGCGCGCGCTGTAGTCGCGCAGCGCCTGGTCGCCGTTGGCCTTTACGCTGTCGAGGATCTCGCGCACCGTGCGGGTAATGCTGTCGGAGGCGGAAATCGCCGGGCGCATCAGCAGCGCGGCGCGTTGTTCGGCGCTGCAGTCCGCCCAGTTGATCAGGGTGTTGAAGTTCGACATGGCGTTACTCCATCATCTTCTCAATTGGCAACACCAGGATCGAGCTGGCGCCGAGCGCTTTCAGTTTTTCCATGGTTTCCCAGAACAGGGTTTCGCTGCTGACCATGTGCATCGCCACGCGGTTCTGCGCGCCGGCCAGCGGCAGAATGGTCGGGCGTTCGGCGCCCGGCAGCAGCGCGACGATTTCGTCCAAACGCTCGCTCGGCGCGTGCAGCATGATGTATTTGGATTCACGCGCCTGGATCACGCCCTGAATGCGGGTCATCAGGCGGTCGATCAGCCGTTGCTTGGCTTCCGGCATTTCTCCGTCGCGCTGGATCAGGCAGGCCTTGGAGCGGTAGATCACTTCCACTTCACGCAGGCCGTTGGCTTCCAGCGTGGCGCCGGTGGAGACCAGGTCGCAGATGGCGTCGGCCAGGCCGGCGCGCGGCGCCACCTCCACCGAGCCGTTCAGCAGGCAGGATTTGAAGCGCACGCCCTGTTTGTCGAGGTACTGCTTCAGCAGGTGCGGGTAAGAGGTGGCGATGCGGGCGTCCTGCAGGCTTTGCGGGCCGGCGTATTCGGCGTCGAGCGGGGTGGCCAGCGACAGGCGGCAGCCGCCGAAGTCCAGGCGGCGCAGGGTGAAGTAGCGCGGGTCTTCGCCCTGAGCGCGGCGGGTGAGCAGCTCTTCTTCCAGCACGTTCTCACCGATGATGCCCAGATCGACCACGCCGTCCATCACCAGGCCCGGGATATCGTCGTCACGCACGCGCAGGATATCGATCGGCATATTTTCCGCAAAGGCGATCAGGCGTTGCTGTTGCAGGTTGATTTTGATGCCGCAGCGCGCCAGCAGCTCCTGGGATTCGTCGCTCAGGCGGCCCGATTTCTGCATTGCTATCCGTAAACGTGTTTTGTCCAGCATGGTAACCTCTGTTTAATCTGTAATTTTATGAATTTATTGTAAAAACTTTATTTTCTGTCTGTCCGGAGCCAAAAAAAAACCCTCGGAAGAAATCTTCCGAGGGCTCTCTCTTGCGTTCTGCGCGCCACTGGAAGATTAAAAAACCGTCTTCCAGCACTCATCGCCTGAAAGACTAGTCAGGGTGATGGTGATGATGGTGGTTGAACTGAACGCTGATCATGGGTGTTTTCTCTGTAAAGGTCGGTACTAGCCGAATTGCTAATTAACCTAAACTATCCGCCGCTCGTCGCGCAACCCTTTTTTAACGTCATAAATTTAATTTATTGAAACCGGTTGGGTTATTAGCTAAACACGGTTTTACCCAAGCTTAAGCGGCGGCGGATTGTATCGCCGTACGGAGTGGCGTAGCCTTAATGGGCAGAGCGCTGCGATCTTCAGGAGAGGGAGACGATGAAAAAGGTAGCCATTATTGGTCTGGGCTGGCTGGGCATGCCGCTGGCCCTGTCGTTGATGAGCCGCGGATATGACGTGGTGGGCAGCAAAACCACGCCGGACGGCGTTGAGGCCGCGCGCAT
Proteins encoded in this region:
- the hisL gene encoding his operon leader peptide → MISVQFNHHHHHHPD
- the hisG gene encoding ATP phosphoribosyltransferase, with the translated sequence MLDKTRLRIAMQKSGRLSDESQELLARCGIKINLQQQRLIAFAENMPIDILRVRDDDIPGLVMDGVVDLGIIGENVLEEELLTRRAQGEDPRYFTLRRLDFGGCRLSLATPLDAEYAGPQSLQDARIATSYPHLLKQYLDKQGVRFKSCLLNGSVEVAPRAGLADAICDLVSTGATLEANGLREVEVIYRSKACLIQRDGEMPEAKQRLIDRLMTRIQGVIQARESKYIMLHAPSERLDEIVALLPGAERPTILPLAGAQNRVAMHMVSSETLFWETMEKLKALGASSILVLPIEKMME